From the genome of Ptychodera flava strain L36383 chromosome 20, AS_Pfla_20210202, whole genome shotgun sequence, one region includes:
- the LOC139120271 gene encoding cilia- and flagella-associated protein 99-like gives MLEYTHGVLSSKPPSTSVIWTCVLDLLLVNIQISKAHSIKPGYIGYPTGGRETKMNHKEILQHCVQILDSFNPAIHGVEGHLSQYLQENKNLDKNDQTFVTEVFSGCVRHARIMKVVISGYYVEDGKTCLRTDLNLYTVLCYLALFRLSELRMSHYGKFIRSQDVNKMHKFLAYFVNEHSLKTWMKDEWCRIYETTYVQTEILSPILSWLPELNEIIQHLAEKIANKLKAKKQTKGPTQIKPFNITKPRPRSVRMPEPIPTLKPHQPVPKTTYEKPKEQKEIEKMKELHRRRAEEQLLESSKSQFSCANAEKSEKAKNRLAKIVYEQDSKLNFEKNRARPLPPTLNNNVPIRLNAAAILREGALYQKKEDEELKKLARLESGARDATDFLQWQSEMRQKDMDENLAEIEQRRIAGKLSHEEAILARQQLIMENKQKVQEMKEEAERLMQEYLERRLEEEEMMKELVEDVMMSHQNAKDAKSKLTDYKRKLVEEVNEESRELLRQALEEAEADMRRKLELIQQIRAMESVPKIKHKFVDLSSTAGHALLSEMSIAELRERLALLKIASKEGEEEKRDEILAAKQAKDQLLMEKLEQISRHRSAGGQTSALRLEDKRRNKGMKPDIRDPKVLELQERLEQRRQERISTAEKMKITPTKKSAQRTQSLAKEKKQLEASRWRELERTTERAAALQSQGVMRNRSANKLASFRQLSAGQAAS, from the exons ATGCTTGAATATACACACGGCGTCTTGAGCAGTAAACCGCCCTCTACGTCGGTTATTTGGACATGCGTACTAGATCTGTTGTTAGTAAACATTCAGATATCGAAGGCACACTCGATCAAGCCCGGTTATATCGGTTATCCAACAGGGGGAAGGGAAACA AAGATGAATCACAAAGAAATCTTACAGCACTGTGTACAGATATTGGATTCCTTTAATCCTGCAATACACGGGGTCGAGGGTCATCTCTCACAGTACCTCCAGGAGAACAAG AACCTGGATAAAAATGATCAAACGTTTGTAACAGAGGTCTTCTCAGGATGTGTCCGGCATGCAAGAATTATGAAAGTTGTCATCAGTGGGTATTACGTAGAAGATGGCAAGACGTGTCTGAGAACAGATCTAAATCTTTATACAG TGTTGTGCTACCTAGCCCTGTTCAGACTTTCTGAGCTTCGCATGTCACACTATGGCAAATTTATCAGATCTCAAGACGTCAACAAAATGCACAAG TTTTTAGCATATTTCGTGAATGAGCACTCCTTGAAAACCTGGATGAAAGATGAGTGGTGCAGGATCTATGAAACAACATACGTACAAACAGAAATACTCTCACCTATACTGAG cTGGCTTCCCGAActcaatgaaatcattcaacACTTAGCAGAGAAGATAGCCAACAAACTGAAAGCCAAGAAACAGACCAAGGGGCCCACCCAGATCAAACCATTCAACATCACTAAACCCAGACCCAGGAGTGTGCGCATGCCTGAACCCATACCAACCTTGAAACCTCATCAGCCG gTTCCAAAGACAACATATGAAAAACCAAAAGAACAGAAAGAAATagagaaaatgaaagaattgcACCGGCGCAGAGCTGAG GAGCAGCTGCTGGAATCATCGAAGAGCCAGTTTTCCTGTGCAAATGCAGAGAAATCAGAAAAAGCCAAGAACAGGCTGGCTAAGATAGTGTATGAGCAAGACAGTAAATTGAACTTTGAAAAGAACCGTGCACGACCCTTACCTCCAACACTG AACAACAACGTTCCAATCAGACTAAACGCAGCGGCCATCCTCAGAGAAGGTGCTCTGTATCAGAAGAAAGAAGatgaagaattgaaaaa GTTGGCAAGGCTTGAGTCGGGAGCAAGGGACGCCACTGACTTCCTTCAATGGCAGAGTGAAATGAGACAAAAAGATATGGATGAAAATCTTGCCGAGATTGAACAGCGGAGAATTGCTGGGAAACTCAGCCACGAAGAGGCTATCCTAGCTAGACAACAGCTGATCATGGAAAATAAACAGAAAGTCCAGGAAATGAAGGAAGAG GCAGAGAGACTGATGCAGGAATACTTGGAGAGAAGACTGGAAGAGGAGGAGATGATGAAGGAACTGGTGGAGGACGTGATGATGAGTCACCAAAACGCCAAAGATGCAAAGAGCAAACTGACGGATTACAAGAGAAAACTGGTCGAGGAAGTGAACGAAGAGAGTAGAGAACTCCTCAGACAGGCACTGGAAGAG gctgaagctgacatgAGACGCAAGCTAGAATTAATACAACAGATCCGAGCCATGGAATCGGTTCCCAAGATCAAACACAAGTTTGTTGACCTCAGTTCAACAGCAGGCCACGCTTTACTCAGTGAGATGTCAATTGCGGAG CTACGAGAGAGACTGGCTCTTCTGAAGATTGCATCCAAGGAGGGAGAGGAAGAGAAGCGTGATGAAATCCTAGCTGCAAAACAAGCCAAGGACCAGCTACTGATGGAGAAACTGGAACAGATTTCCAGACATCGGTCAGCTGGTGGACAAACATCAGCTCTCAG GTTGGAGGACAAACGGCGAAACAAAGGCATGAAACCGGACATCAGAGATCCCAAAGTGTTGGAGTTGCAGGAGAGGCTGGAACAGAGACGACAAGAGCGAATCAGCACGGCGGAGAAGATGAAAATCACACCGACTAAAAAATCAGCCCAGAGAACTCAAAGTCTCGCCAAAGAAAAG AAACAGCTAGAGGCCAGTCGATGGAGGGAACTTGAGAGAACAACAGAACGAGCGGCAGCTCTTCAGAGCCAAGGAGTGATGAGAAACAGATCGGCCAACAAGCTGGCATCATTCAGACAGCTCTCTGCGGGCCAGGCTGCTTCATAG